A single Kitasatospora kifunensis DNA region contains:
- a CDS encoding alpha/beta hydrolase produces the protein MTHDFAPVRPVLETAAAAFAQATAEPPYLFQLAPAEGRKAVDEVQSGPVELPAVDEEWITVSGGPTGSVRARIVKPAGSQGVLPVILYIHGAGWVFGNAHTHDRLVRELAVGAGAAVVFPEYDLSPEARYPVAIEQNYAVAQWIVREGASKGLDGTRLAVAGDSVGGNMSAALTLMAKERGDVPLRHQVLFYPVTDAAFDTASYHQFATGYFLRRDGMQWFWDQYTTDPAQRAEITASPLRATTEQLAGLPAALVITGEADVLRDEGEAYASKLRAAGVPVTAVRYQGIIHDFVMLNALRETQAAQAAITLAVQTLREALHTA, from the coding sequence ATGACGCACGACTTCGCGCCGGTTCGGCCCGTGCTGGAGACGGCGGCCGCAGCGTTCGCGCAGGCCACGGCGGAGCCGCCGTACCTGTTCCAACTGGCCCCCGCCGAAGGCCGCAAGGCGGTCGACGAGGTCCAGTCGGGCCCGGTCGAGCTGCCCGCGGTGGACGAGGAGTGGATCACCGTGTCGGGTGGACCGACCGGCAGCGTCCGGGCCCGGATCGTGAAGCCGGCCGGTTCCCAGGGGGTGCTGCCGGTGATCCTCTACATCCACGGCGCGGGCTGGGTCTTCGGCAACGCGCACACCCACGACCGGCTGGTGCGGGAGCTGGCGGTCGGGGCGGGGGCGGCGGTGGTGTTCCCCGAGTACGACCTGTCGCCGGAGGCCCGCTACCCGGTGGCGATCGAGCAGAACTACGCGGTCGCGCAGTGGATCGTGCGGGAGGGGGCCAGCAAGGGGCTGGACGGCACGCGCCTGGCCGTCGCGGGAGACTCGGTCGGCGGGAACATGAGCGCCGCCCTGACCCTGATGGCCAAGGAGCGCGGCGACGTGCCGCTCCGCCACCAGGTGCTCTTCTACCCGGTGACCGACGCCGCCTTCGACACCGCCTCCTACCACCAGTTCGCGACCGGCTACTTCCTGCGCCGCGACGGCATGCAGTGGTTCTGGGACCAGTACACGACCGACCCGGCCCAGCGCGCCGAGATCACCGCCTCCCCGCTGCGCGCCACCACCGAGCAACTGGCCGGGCTGCCCGCAGCGCTGGTGATCACCGGTGAGGCCGACGTGCTGCGCGACGAGGGCGAGGCGTACGCCAGCAAGCTGCGCGCGGCCGGCGTCCCGGTCACCGCCGTGCGCTACCAGGGCATCATCCACGACTTCGTGATGCTCAACGCCCTGCGCGAGACGCAAGCGGCGCAGGCCGCCATCACCCTGGCGGTCCAGACCCTGCGCGAGGCGCTGCACACTGCCTGA
- a CDS encoding DUF6545 domain-containing protein, with amino-acid sequence MTGPGVGSCRGGGPRPRSDTRRIVEINDGILALRPYRSLAVQQAASREVERRNLAGTASGDAAVEAAVLAAALRALCTGAEPECALAAPTPRSTARAGDLRAETLWLRSVARAYAASDIVRTASHEAPMLGTLQG; translated from the coding sequence TTGACGGGTCCGGGAGTCGGTTCATGCCGCGGCGGCGGTCCCAGGCCACGGAGCGACACCCGTCGCATCGTCGAGATAAACGACGGCATCCTCGCGCTGCGCCCCTACCGATCGCTCGCGGTACAGCAAGCAGCCAGCCGTGAGGTTGAGCGTCGTAACCTGGCCGGTACTGCGAGCGGTGACGCAGCAGTCGAGGCAGCCGTCCTGGCAGCGGCCCTCCGAGCGCTGTGTACTGGCGCCGAGCCGGAGTGCGCTCTGGCGGCGCCAACTCCCAGATCCACTGCCCGCGCGGGAGACCTCCGCGCCGAGACCCTCTGGCTACGCTCGGTGGCACGGGCGTACGCCGCAAGCGACATCGTCCGGACGGCCTCGCACGAGGCGCCGATGCTCGGGACGCTACAAGGATGA
- a CDS encoding cytochrome P450 family protein, protein MNNPLQDPGFFRNPYPTFAALRGTSPVQKVSSGGGRSSYLVTGYAEAREAFTDPRLSKDTAAFFAGKDTGRNLHPAVSQSMLATDPPQHIRLRSLVTKAFTPGAVARLRPCIASVTDELLDAWVPGEQADAIESLAVPLPVTVICQLLGVPNADRAAVRIWSNELFAAGQPARIDAASHAVAGYMADLITAKRRAPDDSLLSDLIRARGGEDRLSEDELVSLAVLILVAGHETTTNLIGNALLALLQTPDSLHRLRDDPDLVDAAVDELLRFDSPVSMATLRFATEAISLGGTEIPAGSPVLIAPGAANRDPARFTDPDRLDLERDAKGHLAFGHGIHRCLGAPLARAEGEIAFRRIVTRFPRLRLAVPSAELQWRHTRLMRGLEALPVLP, encoded by the coding sequence GTGAACAACCCACTTCAGGACCCAGGCTTCTTCCGCAACCCGTACCCCACCTTCGCGGCGCTCCGAGGCACCTCTCCGGTCCAGAAGGTGTCCAGCGGAGGCGGGCGGTCGAGCTACCTCGTGACCGGCTATGCCGAAGCCAGGGAGGCTTTCACTGACCCGCGGCTGTCCAAGGACACGGCTGCCTTCTTCGCCGGCAAGGACACCGGACGCAACCTGCATCCCGCCGTGTCCCAGAGCATGCTGGCCACCGATCCGCCCCAGCACATCCGACTGCGGAGCCTGGTGACGAAGGCGTTCACGCCTGGCGCCGTCGCTCGCCTCCGCCCTTGCATCGCCAGCGTGACGGACGAGCTGCTCGACGCGTGGGTGCCCGGCGAGCAGGCCGACGCCATCGAGAGCCTCGCCGTCCCGCTGCCGGTCACCGTCATCTGCCAACTGCTGGGGGTTCCCAACGCCGACCGCGCGGCGGTGCGCATCTGGTCCAACGAACTCTTCGCGGCTGGCCAGCCCGCGCGGATCGACGCGGCCTCGCATGCCGTCGCCGGCTACATGGCTGACCTCATCACGGCCAAGCGCCGCGCCCCCGACGACAGTCTGCTCAGCGACTTGATCCGTGCCCGCGGCGGCGAGGACCGGCTCAGCGAGGACGAGCTCGTCTCCCTCGCTGTACTCATCTTGGTGGCCGGGCACGAGACCACCACGAACCTGATCGGCAACGCTCTCCTGGCCCTGCTGCAGACGCCGGATTCGTTGCACCGCCTACGCGACGATCCTGACCTGGTCGACGCTGCCGTGGACGAGCTTCTCCGGTTCGATTCCCCGGTGAGCATGGCTACCCTCCGGTTCGCCACCGAAGCCATCAGCCTCGGCGGCACCGAGATTCCTGCAGGCTCCCCGGTACTCATCGCGCCCGGCGCCGCGAACCGCGACCCGGCGCGCTTCACCGACCCGGACCGACTCGACCTCGAGCGGGACGCCAAGGGGCACCTCGCCTTCGGGCACGGCATCCACCGGTGCCTCGGGGCGCCCCTCGCTCGCGCCGAGGGTGAGATCGCCTTCCGGCGCATCGTTACCCGATTCCCCCGGCTTCGCCTAGCTGTGCCCAGTGCTGAGCTGCAATGGCGGCACACGCGGCTGATGCGGGGCCTTGAGGCACTGCCCGTCCTGCCGTAG
- a CDS encoding HD domain-containing protein, whose product MHLNLAYLTAEALLAGQPQRWAHSQRVLQQAQRLAPMLGSDGDLVIVSAILHDIGYAEPAVDTGQHMIDGARYLARLGTDAAICSLVAYHSSSAWEAEELGLADALADFRPPPPPLLDAITFCDLTSAPDGSLVEAGPRLDEVLQRYGPDHVVHRAVSAARPTLLAMAERIERRLTHFPDQPMNGSASARNP is encoded by the coding sequence ATGCACTTGAACCTCGCATATCTCACCGCGGAAGCCCTCCTGGCCGGCCAGCCACAACGCTGGGCGCACTCCCAGCGTGTTCTACAGCAAGCCCAACGTCTGGCGCCCATGCTCGGCTCGGACGGCGACCTGGTGATCGTTAGCGCGATCCTGCACGACATCGGATACGCGGAACCCGCGGTCGACACCGGGCAACACATGATCGACGGGGCCCGCTACCTGGCCCGCCTTGGGACCGACGCCGCCATCTGTTCTCTCGTCGCCTATCACTCCTCTTCCGCCTGGGAAGCAGAGGAGCTGGGCCTGGCGGATGCGCTCGCAGACTTCCGCCCGCCGCCACCACCCTTGCTGGATGCGATCACCTTCTGCGACCTCACCAGTGCTCCCGACGGCAGCTTGGTCGAGGCCGGCCCGCGTCTTGACGAGGTCCTTCAGCGGTACGGCCCCGACCATGTGGTGCATCGGGCCGTCTCCGCAGCTCGACCGACGCTGCTGGCGATGGCCGAGCGCATCGAGCGGCGTCTGACCCACTTCCCCGATCAGCCGATGAACGGGTCAGCTTCGGCACGAAACCCGTGA
- a CDS encoding NUDIX hydrolase, whose protein sequence is MSRKDYFDDPNAPKAQRIVPAVTAFVVNDHGDLLLERRSDNGKWGMPGGTLEIGENLASAVVREVREETGIDVDVVGLVGTYSNPGHVIEFSDGEVRQEFSLCFRARPTGGTLRASSESFEVRWVPRGELDALDIAPTTRLRLDHGFRAEADPFIG, encoded by the coding sequence ATGAGCCGCAAGGACTACTTCGATGACCCGAACGCGCCCAAGGCGCAAAGGATCGTGCCAGCCGTGACGGCGTTCGTTGTCAACGATCACGGCGACCTGCTCCTCGAGCGCCGGTCGGACAACGGTAAATGGGGCATGCCTGGCGGCACTTTGGAGATCGGCGAGAACCTTGCCAGCGCCGTCGTTCGTGAGGTCCGTGAGGAGACCGGCATCGACGTCGATGTCGTCGGCCTGGTCGGGACGTACAGCAATCCGGGGCACGTGATCGAGTTCTCCGACGGGGAGGTCCGCCAGGAGTTCTCCCTCTGCTTCCGCGCGCGACCTACGGGTGGGACCCTGCGCGCCAGCTCCGAGTCCTTCGAGGTCCGCTGGGTGCCGCGCGGTGAACTCGACGCCCTCGACATCGCTCCAACCACCCGGCTCCGCCTCGATCACGGGTTTCGTGCCGAAGCTGACCCGTTCATCGGCTGA
- a CDS encoding helix-turn-helix domain-containing protein: MANERLRSALVSRGVTEEDLAEHVGVDARTVERWVTKDREPYRKHRQAASSYLGYEEDYLWPTAKPEAERLDVAEAEIVHVYPHRSSVPPDLWLSFAERATAELGVLVHAGVHLAENPRWHRILVTKAAAGVRIRMLLGDPDSPEVARRGEEEEIGEGVAYKVREVMKLYRPLYDVPGIEFRAHRSTLHNSLYRSDDELLVNTQIYGVSAPLTPVLHLRRVAGAQLVLSYLESFDKVWAKATPLPRQAT, translated from the coding sequence GTGGCGAACGAGCGACTGCGATCGGCTCTTGTCAGTCGTGGTGTAACTGAAGAAGACCTGGCCGAGCACGTCGGCGTTGACGCCAGGACGGTGGAGCGCTGGGTCACCAAGGACCGCGAGCCCTACCGTAAGCACCGACAGGCCGCCTCTTCGTATCTGGGCTACGAGGAGGACTACCTCTGGCCCACTGCCAAACCTGAGGCCGAGCGCCTGGACGTGGCCGAGGCGGAGATCGTCCACGTCTACCCGCATAGATCTTCGGTCCCCCCGGACCTGTGGCTGAGCTTCGCGGAGCGGGCGACCGCCGAACTGGGCGTGCTCGTCCACGCCGGAGTCCACCTCGCAGAGAACCCGCGCTGGCACCGCATTCTCGTGACGAAGGCGGCAGCCGGAGTCCGTATCCGGATGCTCCTCGGTGACCCGGACAGCCCCGAGGTTGCTCGCAGAGGAGAGGAGGAGGAGATCGGAGAAGGCGTTGCGTACAAGGTCCGCGAGGTGATGAAGCTGTACCGACCGCTATACGACGTCCCGGGCATCGAGTTCCGGGCTCACCGTTCCACGCTGCACAACTCCCTGTACCGCTCGGACGACGAACTGCTGGTGAACACCCAGATCTACGGGGTAAGCGCCCCCTTGACCCCAGTTCTGCATCTTCGTCGGGTGGCCGGGGCCCAGCTTGTGCTGAGCTACCTGGAAAGCTTCGACAAGGTCTGGGCCAAGGCCACCCCCCTACCAAGGCAGGCGACATGA
- the queC gene encoding 7-cyano-7-deazaguanine synthase QueC, with translation MTGQAPHRAVVIASGGLDSSTVAYWLADRGSQLTLLSFDYGQRHRKELHYAKRIAGHLGADHKVVDLSDLGRLLAGSALTDLGVQVPDGHYSEASMRSTVVPNRNTIMLSVAVAAAVSSGADAVAFGAHSGDHAIYPDCRTSFFDLFAAVTREGNEGFPTEGFELLAPFIGLTKADIVEVGRQVGVPFEDTWSCYKGGEVHCGVCGTCTERREAFEVAGVVDPTVYSTSVPAVAR, from the coding sequence ATGACTGGACAAGCACCGCATCGCGCGGTCGTGATCGCTTCCGGTGGGCTGGACAGCTCCACCGTCGCCTACTGGCTGGCCGACCGCGGTAGCCAGCTGACGCTGCTCTCCTTCGACTACGGTCAGCGCCACCGCAAAGAACTGCACTACGCGAAGCGCATCGCCGGCCACCTGGGGGCCGACCACAAGGTCGTGGACCTGAGCGACCTGGGGCGGCTGCTGGCCGGCTCCGCGCTGACCGATCTGGGTGTGCAGGTCCCGGATGGCCACTACTCCGAAGCGAGCATGCGCAGCACGGTGGTGCCCAACCGCAACACCATCATGCTGTCTGTCGCGGTCGCAGCGGCGGTCTCGTCCGGAGCCGACGCCGTGGCCTTCGGGGCGCACTCCGGCGACCACGCGATCTACCCGGACTGCCGCACCTCGTTCTTCGACCTCTTCGCTGCCGTGACGCGGGAGGGTAACGAGGGCTTCCCCACCGAGGGCTTCGAGCTGCTGGCGCCGTTCATCGGCCTGACCAAGGCGGACATCGTCGAGGTCGGTCGCCAGGTCGGGGTGCCGTTCGAGGACACGTGGTCCTGCTACAAGGGGGGCGAGGTGCACTGCGGCGTATGCGGGACCTGCACGGAGAGGCGCGAGGCGTTCGAGGTGGCGGGCGTCGTGGACCCGACCGTCTACAGCACCAGCGTGCCGGCGGTGGCGCGATGA
- a CDS encoding 6-pyruvoyl trahydropterin synthase family protein: protein MTSLQGCHRIGKRYRFEAAHFLTGLPEGHQCSQMHGHSYEVEFVLTADRLADPGFVTDFGELAPVKRMIDETLDHTVLNEVLPVVPTSENLAAHLAGWFVEHVEPSLPGRLAAVRVSETASSWAEFELAER, encoded by the coding sequence ATGACCTCGTTGCAGGGATGTCACCGCATCGGGAAGCGCTACCGGTTCGAGGCCGCGCACTTCCTGACCGGCTTGCCCGAGGGACATCAGTGCTCGCAGATGCACGGCCACTCCTACGAGGTCGAGTTCGTGCTCACCGCCGACCGTCTGGCCGACCCCGGGTTCGTGACCGACTTCGGCGAGCTGGCGCCCGTGAAGCGGATGATCGACGAGACGCTGGACCACACCGTCCTGAACGAGGTGCTGCCGGTCGTGCCGACCTCGGAGAACCTCGCCGCCCACCTGGCCGGTTGGTTCGTCGAGCACGTCGAGCCGTCGTTGCCCGGCCGCCTCGCCGCCGTGCGGGTCTCGGAGACGGCCAGCAGCTGGGCCGAGTTCGAGCTGGCCGAGCGGTGA
- a CDS encoding 7-carboxy-7-deazaguanine synthase QueE: protein MSAVIESGRVAGLGRGLLVAESFGPTFQGEGPSVGQQALFIRLSRCNLHCPGCDTPETWDWSRYNPREVATRHSVEDLAAWVMSRPVARVVLTGGEPLLQQDQLVGLAVLLPGRRIEIETNGTIVPLPELVELVEAFNVSPKLAGFAAPGDRRINDRALRALASCGKARFKFVVQDESELDEVAALVDEFSLTDVWVMPEGTSSATVLAGMRKLADAVLEYGWNLSTRLHILIWEAERGR, encoded by the coding sequence GTGAGCGCGGTCATCGAGAGCGGACGCGTCGCTGGCCTCGGCCGGGGGCTGCTCGTCGCGGAGAGCTTTGGTCCGACGTTCCAAGGCGAGGGTCCGAGCGTGGGGCAGCAGGCGCTGTTCATCCGGCTGTCGCGGTGCAACCTGCACTGTCCGGGGTGCGACACGCCGGAGACGTGGGACTGGTCGCGGTACAACCCCCGCGAAGTCGCCACCCGACACAGCGTCGAGGATCTCGCGGCCTGGGTGATGAGCCGACCGGTTGCTCGCGTTGTCCTCACCGGTGGGGAGCCGCTTCTCCAGCAGGACCAGCTGGTCGGCCTGGCCGTGCTGCTCCCGGGGCGCCGGATCGAGATCGAGACGAACGGCACGATCGTCCCGCTGCCCGAACTCGTGGAGCTGGTAGAGGCGTTCAACGTGTCGCCGAAGCTGGCCGGTTTCGCGGCGCCGGGTGACAGGCGGATCAATGACCGGGCCCTGCGGGCTCTGGCGTCGTGCGGCAAGGCACGCTTCAAGTTCGTGGTGCAGGACGAGAGCGAGCTTGACGAAGTCGCCGCTCTGGTCGATGAGTTCTCGCTCACCGATGTGTGGGTGATGCCCGAGGGGACGAGCAGTGCCACGGTGCTCGCCGGCATGCGAAAACTGGCGGACGCGGTGCTGGAGTACGGCTGGAATCTCAGCACTCGCCTCCACATCCTGATCTGGGAGGCCGAGCGTGGTCGCTGA
- a CDS encoding reverse transcriptase/maturase family protein: MREVTITSYTGKEFTAVIPTVGDRVVQRAMRDAIEPVLEARAFADWVSGYRAGRNRITALRDADQYLRAGYRWVADADVRQASAGSSASEVTDWLSEHVADGTFLDLFHRVLKPLPYPIVPGTALAPLLINLRLSRVDVALAGLRVVRFADNYCLFCRDSSESAEAMASVTVALATCGLEPHPDKSQIRSGVNAEDLFLIAG, translated from the coding sequence GTGCGCGAGGTGACGATCACCTCGTACACCGGCAAGGAGTTCACGGCTGTGATCCCGACCGTGGGGGACCGGGTGGTGCAGCGGGCGATGCGCGATGCGATCGAGCCGGTGCTGGAGGCACGGGCGTTCGCCGACTGGGTGTCCGGCTACCGCGCCGGGCGCAACAGGATCACGGCGCTGCGGGATGCGGACCAGTACCTGCGAGCCGGGTACCGGTGGGTGGCGGACGCCGACGTGCGTCAGGCATCGGCGGGGTCGAGTGCGAGCGAGGTGACGGACTGGCTGTCGGAGCACGTCGCGGACGGCACCTTCCTGGACCTGTTCCATCGGGTGCTGAAGCCTCTTCCGTATCCGATCGTGCCGGGCACGGCCTTGGCGCCGCTGCTGATCAATCTTCGGCTGTCTCGGGTCGACGTGGCGCTGGCCGGGCTGCGGGTGGTGCGCTTCGCCGACAACTACTGCCTGTTCTGCCGCGACAGTTCAGAGTCTGCGGAGGCCATGGCATCGGTCACGGTGGCACTGGCCACATGCGGCCTTGAGCCCCATCCCGACAAGAGCCAGATCCGGTCCGGCGTGAACGCCGAAGACCTGTTCCTGATCGCTGGATGA
- a CDS encoding formylglycine-generating enzyme family protein translates to MISTRPMTWVPVPGGTCLFGDRRRPVRVRDLEWTATPLTPAQVGWEDDGRPLIGLDQARAAQLAADLGGRLPRSVEWEWAASGAERRLYPWGEEEPGAARANLRGSCGRLTPVDSHPQGVTPGGLWDMAGNCWEWTASPTIGAGFVVRGGSYNSLGLYARCTFLNAAPAELRSPGIGLRVVRAA, encoded by the coding sequence ATGATCAGTACGCGTCCCATGACGTGGGTGCCGGTTCCGGGCGGGACCTGCCTGTTCGGCGACCGCAGGCGCCCGGTGCGGGTAAGGGATCTTGAGTGGACCGCCACCCCGCTGACCCCCGCTCAGGTGGGCTGGGAGGACGACGGTCGGCCGCTGATCGGGCTGGATCAAGCGCGCGCCGCGCAGCTCGCGGCAGACCTGGGCGGACGGCTGCCGCGCTCGGTGGAGTGGGAGTGGGCAGCGTCCGGGGCGGAGCGCCGGCTCTATCCGTGGGGTGAGGAGGAGCCGGGCGCGGCTCGCGCGAACCTGCGCGGCAGCTGCGGGCGGCTGACTCCCGTCGACTCCCACCCGCAGGGCGTGACGCCAGGCGGACTCTGGGACATGGCTGGCAACTGCTGGGAGTGGACGGCCTCGCCAACGATCGGCGCCGGGTTCGTGGTCCGTGGGGGCTCGTACAACTCGCTCGGCCTGTACGCCCGGTGCACCTTCCTGAACGCGGCCCCGGCCGAGCTGCGCTCGCCTGGTATCGGCCTGCGGGTGGTGAGGGCAGCGTGA
- a CDS encoding DUF6884 domain-containing protein: MIGDLVIAGCSRRKAPEPRLLPALERYTGGVAPQLRERFAGHRRARDRIRFLSAEHGLIRADDLLAPYDRALTRERAEELRPVVAQQLAHDFHAGGVPQRVLLVLEPDYLIPLTELMALPERPVLLWISDPHGWPRAAAVLDEWRWP; encoded by the coding sequence GTGATCGGCGACCTCGTGATCGCCGGCTGTTCCCGCCGCAAGGCCCCCGAGCCCAGGCTGCTGCCGGCCTTGGAGCGGTACACCGGCGGCGTCGCGCCGCAGCTGCGGGAGCGGTTCGCCGGCCACCGGCGGGCACGGGACCGCATCCGCTTCCTGTCCGCGGAGCACGGCCTCATCCGGGCCGACGACCTCCTCGCGCCCTACGACCGGGCCTTGACGCGGGAGCGGGCCGAGGAGCTTCGGCCGGTCGTCGCCCAGCAGCTTGCGCACGATTTCCACGCGGGCGGTGTCCCGCAGCGGGTGCTGCTCGTCCTCGAACCCGACTACCTGATCCCGCTCACCGAGCTGATGGCCCTTCCGGAGCGGCCGGTCCTGCTGTGGATCAGCGACCCGCACGGCTGGCCCCGGGCCGCCGCCGTACTCGACGAATGGAGGTGGCCGTGA
- a CDS encoding glycosyltransferase family 2 protein, giving the protein MSGTTLADALRARPNDHGHITEAFAGRTGLGWHQPSPAEAAEGRALSVVLPARNTAYALPAVLDALAAQKSAGAVEVIVVDDASTDRTFETAHRHPVVTTAVRLAVRSGAAAARNVGARLAGAPTVLFLDADMVLPAHVLADVAARATPEAVLVGFRHNVAYQGTPCGGARLLSGAPRLEADHRVTWTPPADTLLPYSGITLSRPLDGRPLDATDDFQALGYGRFYYDWDLPRMAVTALLAVPRERLVDVGGLDEEFGRLGWGMEDTHLGAALIANGCLVIPLRQAVGFHLDPPDAGARWQSKLAAWPATLAHYRLLLARPAPAGRGHGFATTTDKHLIDAEVITR; this is encoded by the coding sequence GTGAGCGGCACCACCCTCGCGGACGCGCTCAGGGCGCGCCCCAACGACCACGGGCACATCACCGAGGCGTTCGCCGGGCGAACCGGCCTCGGCTGGCACCAGCCCTCACCGGCCGAAGCGGCCGAAGGCCGGGCGCTGTCCGTGGTCCTGCCGGCCCGCAACACCGCCTACGCCCTGCCCGCCGTCCTGGACGCCCTCGCCGCCCAGAAGAGCGCGGGTGCGGTCGAGGTGATCGTGGTCGACGACGCCTCGACCGACCGGACCTTCGAGACCGCCCACCGCCACCCGGTCGTGACCACCGCGGTCCGGCTCGCGGTCAGGTCCGGCGCGGCTGCGGCCCGCAACGTCGGTGCGCGGCTGGCGGGCGCGCCCACCGTGCTCTTCCTGGACGCGGACATGGTCCTGCCCGCCCACGTCCTGGCCGACGTCGCCGCCCGGGCGACGCCCGAAGCGGTGCTGGTCGGGTTCCGGCATAACGTCGCCTACCAGGGCACGCCCTGCGGCGGTGCTCGGCTCCTGAGCGGGGCACCGAGGTTGGAAGCCGACCATAGGGTGACGTGGACGCCGCCGGCCGACACGTTGCTTCCGTACTCCGGCATCACGCTGAGCAGGCCGCTGGACGGTCGCCCGCTGGACGCGACCGACGACTTCCAGGCCCTGGGCTACGGCCGGTTCTACTACGACTGGGACCTGCCCAGGATGGCCGTCACCGCGCTCCTGGCTGTGCCGCGCGAGCGCCTGGTGGATGTCGGTGGCCTCGACGAGGAGTTCGGCCGCCTCGGCTGGGGGATGGAGGACACCCACCTGGGCGCCGCACTGATCGCGAACGGCTGCCTCGTCATCCCGCTGCGGCAGGCCGTCGGCTTCCACCTTGACCCGCCCGACGCCGGTGCCCGGTGGCAGAGCAAGCTCGCCGCCTGGCCCGCGACTCTCGCGCACTATCGCTTGCTGCTCGCCCGCCCGGCTCCTGCGGGACGCGGGCACGGCTTCGCCACCACCACTGACAAGCACCTGATCGACGCCGAGGTGATCACCCGATGA
- a CDS encoding radical SAM protein, which translates to MIRFFAAASIDGTTVVHDPAVGSNHLPPQPVPLGRVALDERQVAAWPEADPARLRPSAPLSMCWSPIVRCNLACPHCLDDKTVRESTSTERQALAGHIAVSGVLGVDISGGEPLLLGDLPHLARAIREHGRAVVSCTTNGWHLARRAEELTGAIDAVRVSLDGATEATHNTWRGEESFQRAVTGIRGAVRTGLRVQLQMVLMRSTHHEAQALLDLAAQLGAGGVTFLQMLPIGDGASIAAEQMLTDDQARDTFSALDIPDGIRVRLRTRGSADGFTVLRADGYAWRNTGGATAITAFIPVTGPQDLRLPTVRSGS; encoded by the coding sequence ATGATCCGCTTCTTCGCCGCCGCCTCCATCGACGGCACCACCGTGGTCCACGACCCGGCCGTGGGCAGCAACCACCTGCCGCCCCAGCCGGTTCCGCTCGGCCGCGTCGCCCTGGACGAGCGCCAGGTCGCGGCCTGGCCCGAGGCCGACCCGGCGCGGCTTCGGCCCAGTGCCCCGCTGAGCATGTGCTGGTCACCGATCGTGCGGTGCAACCTGGCCTGCCCCCACTGCCTGGACGACAAGACCGTCCGGGAGTCCACCAGCACCGAACGCCAGGCCCTTGCCGGGCACATCGCCGTCTCCGGCGTCCTGGGTGTGGACATCTCCGGTGGCGAGCCGCTGCTCCTGGGCGACCTCCCGCACCTCGCCCGCGCGATCCGCGAACACGGCCGAGCCGTGGTCAGCTGCACCACCAACGGCTGGCACCTCGCCCGACGCGCCGAGGAACTCACCGGGGCGATCGACGCCGTCAGGGTCTCCCTCGACGGCGCCACCGAAGCCACCCACAACACCTGGCGAGGTGAGGAAAGCTTCCAACGGGCCGTCACCGGCATCCGCGGCGCCGTCCGGACGGGGCTACGGGTCCAGCTCCAGATGGTCCTGATGCGCTCCACCCACCACGAAGCCCAAGCCCTGCTGGATCTGGCGGCCCAACTCGGCGCGGGCGGCGTCACCTTCCTGCAGATGCTGCCCATCGGCGACGGAGCCTCCATCGCCGCCGAGCAGATGCTCACCGACGACCAGGCTCGCGACACCTTCAGCGCCCTCGACATCCCCGACGGCATCCGGGTCCGGCTGCGCACCCGCGGCAGCGCCGACGGGTTCACCGTGCTGCGCGCCGACGGCTACGCCTGGCGCAACACCGGCGGCGCCACCGCCATCACCGCGTTCATCCCCGTCACCGGTCCCCAGGACCTGCGCCTTCCCACCGTCAGGAGCGGCTCATGA
- a CDS encoding phosphoribosyltransferase, which yields MTTTQEPSGPQRVFARTAPYAPSLYQCYDAARLLAESTVGAEPGVTAVIGIANGGVKPATVAADFLKVPLYVASAQHNASDQPWQQATGQVTVTLPDDLPPLFTRRVLLVDDIAGSGATFLAVAQALHGRLSAGAVLQTVALCRNAGCTDGPDRWIWDVDDWVVFPWEAPHSGPVRAMPAPRRVITR from the coding sequence ATGACCACCACCCAGGAGCCCTCCGGTCCGCAGCGGGTATTCGCCCGCACCGCGCCCTACGCCCCCTCCCTGTACCAGTGCTACGACGCGGCCCGCCTCCTCGCCGAGTCCACCGTCGGCGCCGAGCCGGGCGTGACCGCGGTGATCGGCATCGCCAACGGCGGGGTGAAGCCCGCCACGGTCGCGGCGGACTTCCTCAAGGTCCCGCTGTACGTGGCCTCCGCTCAGCACAACGCCAGCGACCAGCCGTGGCAGCAGGCCACCGGCCAGGTGACCGTCACCCTGCCCGACGACCTGCCCCCGCTGTTCACCAGGCGCGTCCTGCTGGTGGACGACATCGCCGGCTCCGGCGCGACCTTCCTGGCCGTCGCCCAGGCCCTGCACGGACGCCTCAGTGCCGGGGCTGTGCTGCAGACGGTGGCGCTGTGTCGCAACGCCGGATGCACCGACGGCCCCGACCGCTGGATCTGGGACGTGGACGACTGGGTGGTCTTCCCCTGGGAGGCTCCGCACTCCGGACCGGTCCGGGCCATGCCGGCGCCCCGGCGGGTGATCACCCGATGA